In Sporichthyaceae bacterium, a single genomic region encodes these proteins:
- a CDS encoding histidine phosphatase family protein: MIPPPYIDLDPALLRDGTEFTRLLLVRHAQQESTPAGVMPQAWLDGELTGTGRRQAAVVAEHLAVESLAAVACSHMLRARATAEVIAAGHRVEPLVRPDLAEVDAYADMPADVWPPDHVGAEVWAAAHVEFARTRRWDVYTFGETGKELRARATAAIEDVIDRHAGQAIAVVCHGGVINAYLAQLLGIGADMFFLPAHASVSVVRASLDGRRVVESLNDRHHLEALDLLTY; encoded by the coding sequence GTGATCCCGCCCCCGTACATCGACCTCGATCCCGCGCTGCTGCGCGACGGGACGGAGTTCACGCGCCTGCTCCTGGTGCGCCATGCCCAGCAGGAGTCGACGCCGGCGGGGGTGATGCCGCAGGCCTGGCTGGACGGTGAGCTGACCGGGACCGGCCGCCGGCAGGCGGCCGTGGTGGCCGAGCACCTGGCGGTGGAGTCGCTCGCGGCCGTCGCATGCAGCCACATGCTGCGGGCACGGGCCACCGCCGAGGTGATCGCGGCCGGCCACCGGGTCGAACCGTTGGTGCGTCCCGACCTTGCGGAGGTCGACGCCTACGCCGACATGCCCGCCGACGTCTGGCCCCCCGACCACGTCGGCGCCGAGGTCTGGGCCGCAGCCCACGTCGAGTTCGCCCGCACCCGCCGGTGGGATGTCTACACGTTCGGCGAGACCGGCAAAGAGCTGCGGGCCCGGGCCACCGCTGCGATTGAGGACGTGATCGACCGTCACGCGGGGCAGGCGATCGCCGTGGTCTGTCACGGGGGCGTGATCAACGCCTACCTCGCGCAGCTGCTCGGCATCGGCGCGGACATGTTCTTCCTGCCGGCGCACGCCTCGGTGTCCGTGGTCCGCGCCTCGCTCGACGGCCGCCGGGTGGTGGAGAGCCTCAACGACCGCCATCACCTCGAGGCCCTCGACCTGCTCACCTACTAG
- a CDS encoding alpha-ketoacid dehydrogenase subunit beta translates to MLAEPKTEEMTSAVAMNSALDCAMAADPKVILLGEDIADPIGGVFKVSKGLSTKYGAHRVRATPISEQAIVGTAIGLSLAGYRPVAEIMFFDFITVAMDQIVNHATKLRYMSGGATPAPITVRTTVGGSRFGAQHAQSLEAWFMHTPGIKVVMPSNPVDAKGLLTSCIFDDDPCLFIEHLNLAYSSKAEVPVDDLRMPLGKANVLTAGGDVTLITYGATVPLVRAAAETLAGQGISAEIIDLRTLMPLDLDTVFESVSKTRRAVVVHEATQFMGPGAEIGAQIHEQLFGELLGPVLRVGARFTPVPFSPGLSNAPSTERILTAVHSLLDQP, encoded by the coding sequence GTGCTTGCCGAACCGAAGACCGAGGAGATGACCTCGGCCGTCGCGATGAACTCCGCACTCGACTGCGCGATGGCCGCCGACCCCAAGGTGATCCTGCTCGGCGAGGACATCGCCGACCCGATCGGCGGCGTGTTCAAGGTGAGCAAAGGCCTGTCGACGAAGTACGGAGCCCACCGCGTTCGGGCCACCCCGATCTCCGAGCAGGCCATCGTCGGTACGGCCATCGGACTGTCGCTGGCCGGATATCGCCCGGTCGCGGAGATCATGTTCTTCGACTTCATCACGGTCGCGATGGACCAGATCGTCAACCACGCAACGAAACTGCGGTACATGTCCGGCGGTGCGACGCCGGCACCGATCACGGTGCGCACGACCGTGGGCGGCAGCCGGTTCGGCGCCCAGCACGCGCAGTCTCTGGAGGCGTGGTTCATGCACACCCCCGGCATCAAGGTCGTGATGCCGTCCAACCCGGTGGACGCGAAAGGCCTGCTGACCTCCTGCATCTTCGACGACGACCCCTGCCTGTTCATCGAGCACCTCAACCTCGCCTACAGCAGCAAGGCCGAGGTCCCGGTCGACGACCTCCGGATGCCGCTGGGGAAGGCGAACGTGCTCACAGCCGGCGGCGACGTCACGCTGATCACCTACGGGGCGACCGTCCCCCTGGTCCGCGCCGCCGCCGAAACCCTGGCGGGGCAAGGGATCAGCGCCGAGATCATCGACCTGCGCACCCTGATGCCGCTGGACCTCGACACCGTCTTCGAGTCGGTGAGCAAGACCCGCCGGGCCGTGGTCGTGCACGAGGCGACCCAGTTCATGGGCCCCGGCGCCGAGATCGGGGCACAGATCCACGAGCAGCTCTTCGGCGAGTTGCTCGGCCCGGTGCTCCGGGTCGGCGCGAGGTTCACACCGGTGCCGTTCTCGCCGGGGTTGTCGAACGCCCCCTCGACCGAGCGCATCCTCACCGCCGTGCACTCCCTGCTGGACCAGCCCTAA
- a CDS encoding thiamine pyrophosphate-dependent dehydrogenase E1 component subunit alpha: MIAPTTEALLDREASERMYELMLTTKLADDQAREETKAGRLQAAFYPVRGLEAVCAALGEVLRPDDQLVSTYRNLGDALAKGVSLRAIMAELYGRIDGVSKGKGGAMHLHDTAVGFMTTTGIVGSGLPIALGLGLGAQLDGSDRAVVVTFGDGATSIGAAHEALNLAVLWRLPILFLCQNNQWGEHTPIAEYAGSTDLRARVEAYGMPAHRVDGFDLFATLRCLRDAVASLRAGRGPVFVEAMTYRLTGHTGTADFSYVPADELAAAMARDPAPVFRSWLVESGTLTQGEADEVEHRAEQAVADAFAFAQASPLPGPAELWTDVFATDVVTWEER; this comes from the coding sequence GTGATCGCGCCGACGACCGAGGCCCTACTGGACCGCGAGGCCTCGGAGCGGATGTACGAGCTCATGCTCACGACGAAGCTGGCCGACGACCAGGCCCGCGAGGAGACCAAGGCGGGCCGCCTGCAGGCCGCGTTCTACCCGGTCCGCGGCCTGGAGGCGGTCTGCGCGGCGCTCGGTGAGGTGCTGCGCCCGGACGATCAGCTGGTCTCGACCTACCGCAACCTCGGCGACGCCCTCGCCAAGGGCGTCAGCCTGCGGGCAATCATGGCCGAGCTCTACGGCCGTATCGACGGGGTGTCAAAGGGCAAGGGCGGGGCGATGCACCTGCACGACACCGCGGTCGGGTTCATGACGACCACCGGCATCGTCGGCTCGGGCCTGCCGATCGCCCTCGGACTCGGCCTGGGCGCGCAGCTGGACGGCTCCGACCGCGCCGTGGTGGTCACCTTCGGCGACGGGGCGACGTCGATCGGCGCCGCGCACGAGGCGCTGAACCTGGCCGTGTTGTGGAGGCTACCGATCCTGTTCCTCTGCCAGAACAACCAGTGGGGCGAGCACACCCCGATCGCCGAGTACGCCGGGTCCACCGACCTGCGCGCCCGGGTCGAGGCCTACGGCATGCCCGCGCACCGGGTCGACGGCTTCGATCTGTTCGCCACCCTGCGATGCCTGCGCGACGCGGTCGCGTCGTTGCGCGCGGGCCGCGGCCCGGTGTTCGTCGAGGCGATGACCTACCGGCTGACCGGGCACACCGGCACGGCCGACTTCAGTTACGTGCCCGCCGACGAGCTCGCCGCCGCCATGGCGCGCGACCCGGCCCCGGTGTTCCGTTCGTGGCTGGTCGAGTCCGGGACCCTGACCCAGGGCGAGGCCGACGAGGTGGAACACCGGGCCGAACAGGCGGTGGCGGACGCCTTCGCGTTTGCGCAAGCGAGTCCGCTGCCGGGGCCCGCCGAGCTCTGGACCGACGTCTTCGCCACTGACGTGGTCACCTGGGAGGAGCGCTGA
- a CDS encoding SDR family oxidoreductase, with translation MVGRTAVVTGAASGIGHATAAALAGAGMAVVVADIDGAAAKEAAARLTGHGHQPVETDVSDPASLAALFAELASAGRDLACVVNAAGIMSGGDPWPGSDLRRMARVLAVNGGGAITTTTLAATYPVPGDRVVVNVGSAAGIRVLPPDPAYAFTKAGLLHFTRSAAAGGSGLRVNIVLPGMVRTPLLATSGRDGVADWLVKRVAGPLLTPEQVAEPILRLVAGDHNGEAWSIELDPTDPTRALVQVVG, from the coding sequence GTGGTCGGCAGGACCGCCGTCGTGACCGGTGCGGCGAGCGGAATCGGACACGCGACGGCAGCCGCGCTGGCGGGCGCCGGGATGGCCGTCGTGGTCGCCGACATCGACGGTGCCGCGGCGAAGGAGGCCGCGGCCCGCTTGACCGGCCACGGGCACCAGCCGGTCGAGACCGACGTGTCGGACCCCGCTTCCCTGGCCGCCCTCTTCGCCGAGCTGGCCAGTGCCGGCCGGGACTTGGCCTGCGTCGTCAACGCCGCCGGCATCATGTCCGGCGGCGACCCCTGGCCGGGCAGCGACCTGCGCAGGATGGCGCGGGTGCTGGCCGTCAACGGCGGTGGCGCGATCACCACGACCACCTTGGCCGCGACCTACCCGGTGCCGGGCGATCGCGTCGTGGTGAACGTCGGCTCTGCCGCGGGCATCCGCGTCCTGCCTCCCGACCCGGCGTACGCCTTCACCAAAGCGGGCCTGCTGCACTTCACGCGGTCCGCGGCCGCGGGTGGCAGCGGCCTTCGGGTGAACATCGTGCTGCCGGGCATGGTCCGCACTCCCCTGCTTGCGACCAGCGGGCGGGACGGAGTCGCCGATTGGCTGGTAAAGCGGGTCGCGGGTCCCTTGCTCACCCCGGAGCAGGTCGCCGAACCGATCCTCAGGCTGGTGGCCGGTGACCACAACGGTGAAGCGTGGTCGATCGAGCTCGACCCGACCGATCCCACGCGGGCCCTGGTGCAGGTCGTCGGGTGA
- a CDS encoding aromatic ring-hydroxylating dioxygenase subunit alpha has protein sequence MTVQDQRRPPRGLSYQELLDADSREVPETMRWNVPADLGLADVPIARYLSREAHELEKQHLWSRVWQVVCRAEQLAQVGDTFVYDIADRSFLVVRHAPGPEGLRAFPNACLHRGRALRDAPGRVEELQCSFHGFCWSLQGQLKRIPSEWDFPQVRPEEFELPRLRIGTWGGFVFLNPDPAAASLGSFLGVLPDLFERWPLAERYVRAHVTKVVNANWKLVQEAFLESYHVVTTHPQLLPGFGDANSQYDVFGNVTRTISPRGVASPLIGWRPSEQEQLDSALDVRLDDPPALRVPPGATARQVLAEAARTALRPTLGPGAELLCDAELVDSYFVNVFPNAHPWGAYNQIFYRFRPNGDDHRSALMEVMLLAPFAGERPPSASEIRLGGDDHWRDAVEVLGSLARVFDQDEFNLEAVQRGLLSTGRTGVTLSGYQEGRIRHFHHLYEQWVPGT, from the coding sequence ATGACGGTGCAGGACCAGCGCCGTCCGCCGCGCGGTCTCAGCTACCAGGAGTTGCTCGACGCGGACTCCCGCGAGGTGCCGGAGACGATGCGCTGGAACGTTCCGGCCGACCTGGGGCTGGCCGACGTGCCGATCGCTCGCTACCTCTCGCGCGAGGCCCACGAGCTGGAGAAGCAGCACCTGTGGTCGCGGGTCTGGCAGGTGGTCTGCCGGGCGGAGCAGCTGGCGCAGGTGGGGGACACGTTCGTCTACGACATCGCGGACCGGTCGTTCCTGGTGGTGCGCCACGCGCCGGGCCCCGAGGGATTACGTGCCTTCCCGAACGCCTGCCTGCACCGTGGCCGCGCCCTGCGCGATGCGCCGGGTCGGGTCGAGGAGCTGCAATGCAGCTTCCATGGGTTCTGCTGGTCCTTGCAGGGACAGCTGAAGCGCATTCCGAGCGAGTGGGACTTCCCGCAGGTCCGGCCGGAGGAGTTCGAACTGCCGCGGCTACGGATCGGCACCTGGGGGGGCTTCGTGTTCCTCAACCCGGACCCGGCCGCGGCGTCGCTGGGCTCGTTCCTGGGTGTGCTGCCCGACCTCTTCGAGCGCTGGCCGCTGGCGGAGCGTTACGTCCGAGCGCACGTCACGAAGGTGGTCAACGCCAACTGGAAGTTGGTCCAGGAGGCGTTCCTGGAGAGCTACCACGTCGTGACCACACATCCCCAGCTGTTGCCGGGCTTCGGCGACGCGAACAGCCAGTACGACGTCTTCGGCAACGTCACGCGCACCATCTCCCCGCGCGGGGTCGCGAGCCCGCTCATCGGATGGCGGCCCAGCGAGCAGGAGCAGCTGGACTCGGCGCTGGACGTCCGCCTCGACGACCCGCCCGCGCTGAGGGTTCCGCCGGGCGCGACGGCGCGCCAGGTACTGGCCGAGGCCGCGCGCACGGCGCTGCGGCCCACCCTCGGTCCGGGCGCCGAGCTGCTCTGCGACGCGGAACTCGTCGACAGCTACTTCGTCAACGTCTTCCCCAACGCGCATCCGTGGGGCGCCTACAACCAGATCTTCTACCGGTTCCGACCGAACGGCGACGACCACCGCTCGGCCCTGATGGAGGTCATGCTGCTCGCGCCGTTCGCCGGCGAGCGCCCGCCGTCGGCGTCGGAGATCCGGCTCGGCGGGGATGACCACTGGCGTGATGCGGTCGAGGTTCTCGGCTCGCTGGCCCGGGTCTTCGACCAGGACGAGTTCAACCTCGAGGCCGTCCAGCGCGGGCTGCTCAGTACCGGGCGCACCGGGGTGACGCTGTCCGGCTACCAGGAGGGCCGGATCCGGCACTTCCACCACCTGTACGAACAGTGGGTGCCGGGCACGTGA
- a CDS encoding acyl-CoA dehydrogenase, whose translation MTLDTERAGLIAELRAAVRDVCADLGGPTVVRTLGPGAAWDAKAWSVLSEQVGIAALGLPGSADGIGGVPEIAAVAEELGAALLPVPFLTSTVMAGQVLARCGPAAGPVLTEIAAGRQTAVTASLISRDGTGPVVPDAAGARWLVAQFGEHLELIDLRQDGVVVEPAESLDLSRPAARVRVGDVMAIRLSDDGSAVMSAAMAVARVAVAAEQLGGAQECLDRTVAYVKERRQFGRAVGSFQAVKHTLADMLVQVEMARSAVGRAVEVHDDPDALAEAALVARIWCSDAYRFVSAEAVQLHGGIGFTWEHDAHLYFRRARADAALLGSGAVAREELADLLAW comes from the coding sequence GTGACCCTGGACACCGAACGCGCCGGGCTGATCGCCGAGCTGCGTGCGGCCGTGCGCGACGTCTGCGCAGACCTCGGCGGGCCGACGGTCGTCCGCACGTTGGGACCCGGCGCCGCGTGGGACGCCAAGGCGTGGTCGGTGCTGAGCGAGCAGGTCGGCATCGCGGCGCTGGGACTGCCCGGGAGTGCCGACGGCATCGGGGGCGTGCCGGAGATCGCGGCCGTGGCCGAGGAGCTCGGGGCCGCACTGCTGCCGGTGCCGTTCCTGACCAGCACCGTGATGGCGGGTCAGGTTCTGGCTCGTTGCGGTCCCGCGGCGGGACCGGTGCTCACCGAGATCGCGGCCGGCCGGCAGACCGCGGTGACGGCCTCCCTGATCTCACGCGACGGGACCGGTCCGGTGGTGCCCGACGCTGCCGGGGCGCGATGGCTGGTCGCCCAGTTCGGGGAGCATCTGGAGCTCATCGACCTCCGCCAGGACGGCGTGGTGGTCGAACCGGCGGAATCGCTCGACCTGTCACGTCCCGCGGCCCGGGTGCGCGTCGGCGATGTCATGGCGATCCGGCTGAGCGACGACGGATCCGCGGTGATGAGCGCCGCGATGGCGGTCGCCCGGGTCGCCGTGGCCGCGGAGCAGCTCGGCGGCGCGCAGGAGTGCCTGGACCGGACCGTCGCCTACGTGAAGGAACGGCGCCAGTTCGGCCGCGCGGTCGGGAGCTTCCAGGCGGTCAAGCACACGCTGGCCGACATGCTCGTCCAGGTGGAGATGGCCCGCTCGGCGGTCGGGCGCGCGGTCGAGGTCCATGACGATCCGGACGCACTCGCCGAGGCCGCGCTCGTGGCCCGGATCTGGTGTTCCGACGCCTACCGGTTCGTCAGCGCCGAGGCGGTCCAGCTGCACGGGGGAATCGGCTTCACCTGGGAGCACGACGCCCACCTGTACTTCCGCCGGGCCCGAGCCGACGCCGCGTTGCTCGGCAGCGGCGCGGTCGCCCGCGAGGAACTCGCCGATCTCCTCGCCTGGTAG
- a CDS encoding acyl-CoA dehydrogenase family protein gives MTIPDPQTWAADVRAWLQGAAGTAAAASRSPDLAVFRNLSDEQETDLLAAIRHYRRARYDAGYGALTLPVEHGGGGLPASFAVLFSQLEASFAVPPSTELISVTTGLVAPALALYGSPELRERFLTPLLRTDLLACQLFSEPGAGSDLAAVACRAVRDDGPDGAPDWVLDGQKVWSSGARHADLGLLLARTDPTVPKHAGITAFLVQLDLPGLTVRPIRQMSGGSSFNEVFLDQVRIPDSFRVGEVGQGWAVATATLAFERQASGTGTRRKGGSFDDLLALAQAQGLSADPVVRQQLADLYVRSVLKAWTAQRVARAAAAGVSPGPAGSVGKLVAADLLVRTGELAADLLGHQILADHGDGTFAWTEHLLGAPGYRLAGGTDQIQRNVIAERVLGLPAEPRVDKDVPFADLPKG, from the coding sequence ATGACGATCCCGGACCCGCAGACCTGGGCGGCCGACGTCCGCGCGTGGCTGCAGGGCGCCGCCGGCACGGCCGCCGCGGCCAGCCGCTCGCCCGACCTGGCCGTGTTCCGCAACCTGAGCGACGAGCAGGAGACGGACCTCCTCGCCGCGATCCGCCACTACCGCCGGGCCCGCTACGACGCCGGGTACGGCGCGCTGACCCTGCCGGTCGAGCACGGCGGCGGCGGCCTGCCGGCGTCCTTCGCCGTGCTGTTCTCCCAACTGGAGGCGTCCTTCGCCGTCCCACCGTCGACCGAACTGATCAGCGTGACCACGGGGCTCGTCGCGCCGGCGCTCGCGCTCTACGGCTCCCCCGAACTGCGGGAGCGGTTCCTCACCCCCTTGCTGCGCACCGACCTGCTGGCGTGCCAACTGTTCAGCGAGCCCGGCGCCGGATCCGACCTGGCCGCGGTGGCTTGCCGCGCGGTCCGCGACGACGGACCGGACGGCGCGCCCGACTGGGTCCTCGATGGGCAGAAGGTCTGGTCCTCCGGGGCCAGGCACGCCGACCTGGGCCTGCTGCTCGCACGGACCGACCCGACCGTCCCCAAGCACGCCGGCATCACGGCCTTCCTCGTCCAGCTCGACCTGCCCGGCCTCACTGTGCGGCCGATCCGCCAGATGAGCGGCGGCAGCAGCTTCAACGAGGTGTTCCTGGACCAGGTTCGGATCCCGGACTCCTTCCGGGTCGGGGAGGTCGGCCAGGGCTGGGCGGTGGCGACCGCGACGCTCGCGTTCGAGCGGCAGGCCTCCGGGACCGGCACCCGGCGCAAGGGCGGCTCGTTCGACGACCTGCTCGCGCTGGCCCAGGCACAGGGGCTCAGCGCAGATCCGGTTGTGCGCCAGCAACTCGCCGACCTGTACGTGCGCAGTGTGCTGAAGGCCTGGACCGCGCAGCGGGTCGCCCGGGCGGCTGCGGCAGGCGTCTCCCCCGGCCCGGCGGGCTCGGTGGGGAAGCTCGTGGCCGCCGACCTGCTGGTGCGCACCGGCGAGCTCGCCGCCGATCTGTTGGGGCATCAGATTCTCGCGGACCACGGCGACGGGACCTTCGCCTGGACCGAACATCTGCTCGGCGCCCCCGGTTACCGGCTGGCCGGCGGAACGGACCAGATCCAGCGCAACGTGATCGCCGAACGCGTCCTCGGTCTGCCTGCCGAGCCGCGGGTGGACAAGGACGTCCCGTTCGCCGATCTGCCCAAGGGCTGA
- a CDS encoding thiolase family protein, whose product MNAHQVYVIGAGIHPFGRHAGVTGADMAVVATRAALTDAGLGWDKVEVAVGGSNTGKPDALVARLGLTGVAFTGVRNGCATGGVALATAANALRAGQGEVAAVIGFDKHERGAFAADPASYGLDAWYGTTGLMVTTQYFAMRTRRYLHEHGVPDLTLAQIAARASRGGAANPNAWRRRALTTEEVLAAPMVSDPLTNLMFCQPDEGAVALILARGARAFDLCEAPVRLASVAVRTRGPGSFEVFSPWLAPHRSGSPTRAAAQDALRQAGITVADVQVAQVQDTDCGSELIHLAETGLCRDGEQTALLTDGATEATGRLPVNTDGGCLANGEPIGASGLRQVHEVVRQLQVRAAGTAVRGDPRIGFTHVYGAPGVSACTVLMRPDR is encoded by the coding sequence ATGAACGCGCATCAGGTCTACGTCATCGGGGCCGGCATCCATCCCTTCGGCCGGCACGCGGGGGTGACCGGTGCCGACATGGCCGTCGTGGCGACGCGCGCCGCACTCACCGACGCGGGGCTGGGGTGGGACAAGGTAGAAGTGGCGGTCGGCGGCTCCAACACCGGCAAGCCGGACGCGCTGGTGGCGCGCCTCGGGCTCACCGGCGTCGCATTCACCGGGGTCCGCAATGGTTGCGCGACCGGCGGGGTCGCGCTTGCCACCGCTGCGAACGCCCTGCGCGCCGGGCAGGGCGAGGTGGCCGCAGTGATCGGCTTCGACAAGCACGAGCGAGGTGCGTTCGCCGCCGACCCGGCGTCCTACGGACTCGATGCCTGGTACGGCACCACCGGGCTGATGGTCACCACCCAGTATTTCGCGATGCGTACCAGGCGGTACCTGCACGAGCACGGCGTCCCCGACCTGACGCTGGCTCAGATCGCGGCACGGGCGAGCCGGGGCGGAGCCGCCAATCCGAACGCCTGGCGGCGTCGCGCACTCACCACGGAGGAGGTACTGGCCGCCCCGATGGTCTCCGACCCGCTGACCAATCTCATGTTCTGCCAGCCCGACGAGGGCGCCGTCGCGCTGATCCTCGCCCGCGGCGCACGGGCGTTCGACCTGTGCGAGGCACCGGTACGACTGGCGTCGGTTGCCGTCCGGACCCGCGGACCGGGATCGTTCGAGGTGTTCAGTCCTTGGCTCGCACCCCATCGCTCCGGTAGTCCCACCCGTGCGGCCGCCCAGGACGCGCTGCGGCAGGCGGGCATCACCGTCGCGGACGTGCAGGTCGCCCAGGTCCAGGACACCGACTGCGGCTCCGAGCTGATCCACCTCGCGGAGACCGGGTTGTGCCGGGACGGGGAGCAGACCGCGCTGCTCACCGATGGCGCGACCGAGGCCACCGGTCGGCTACCGGTGAACACCGACGGCGGCTGCCTGGCCAATGGCGAACCGATCGGCGCCTCCGGGCTGCGGCAGGTGCACGAGGTCGTCCGGCAATTGCAGGTCCGCGCCGCCGGAACCGCCGTCCGCGGCGATCCACGCATCGGCTTCACCCACGTCTACGGGGCGCCCGGCGTCTCGGCGTGCACCGTGCTGATGCGGCCGGACCGATGA
- a CDS encoding OB-fold domain-containing protein, producing the protein MSRPLAPELFASLDPLALAGSRCTACATVQFPAARQCAHCAAEDPAPITLPAQGRIWTWTIQRFEPKAPYLAPADGFLPYAVGYVDLGEVLVESLLQCSDGEPAIGAEVHLVRATAPGGHFTYAFAR; encoded by the coding sequence GTGAGCCGGCCTCTGGCCCCGGAGCTCTTCGCGTCCCTCGACCCGTTGGCCCTGGCCGGTAGCCGCTGCACCGCGTGCGCGACGGTGCAGTTCCCGGCGGCCCGGCAGTGCGCGCACTGCGCGGCCGAGGATCCCGCCCCGATCACCTTGCCGGCGCAGGGACGGATCTGGACGTGGACGATCCAGCGCTTCGAACCCAAGGCGCCGTACCTCGCGCCGGCTGACGGGTTCTTGCCGTACGCGGTCGGCTATGTCGACCTCGGCGAGGTGCTGGTCGAATCGTTGCTGCAATGCAGCGACGGAGAACCGGCGATCGGCGCCGAGGTACACCTGGTCCGCGCAACCGCGCCCGGCGGGCACTTCACCTACGCCTTCGCCCGATGA
- a CDS encoding AMP-binding protein, which yields MYLAGIGPRAEQDPHRLAVRDRTGDLSWSRLANQVRAVAGRLLAADDGRSRVGVTGENAAATLVTHLAGLLTGVGTVALHRQGTPKELAQELTDTGCTVAVTGAGSLPAVLEAAAPVGLHAVIVHGTPAPEPALLWEDWVNGPEPEFVLEGRPARPVLVFTSGTTGRAGATEVSWVRGAGASDARAYVEEIAAESGFPDGPHLVVGPLQHNGPLTSLRHLLSGQPVLVLDRFDAEEVLRLVQEFGVTSTVMVPTHFTRLLALDESVRVRYDVRSLRLVAHTGSTCPEPVKRAMIDWWGPVFVEAYGGSELGTVCRIDSREWLAHPGSVGRAVPPLIIESYDEAGRAQPRGTAGVLGITLPPGRAVRFLGDGAKSAKAYLAPGVATLGDVGHVDAEGFVFITDRVSDMVVSGGVNLYPAECEQVLIRHPDVREVAVIGVPDPDLGEALLALIVPVGPLDAAELDRFCRTELAGYKCPRSYRAIPDLTRDEMSKVDKRALRAPYWSSQPTMSEDVQ from the coding sequence ATGTACCTGGCCGGGATCGGCCCCCGTGCGGAGCAGGATCCGCACAGGCTCGCGGTCCGCGACCGCACCGGCGATCTGTCCTGGAGCCGGCTGGCGAACCAGGTGCGGGCCGTGGCCGGACGGCTGCTGGCAGCGGATGACGGTCGGTCCCGGGTCGGCGTCACCGGCGAAAACGCCGCGGCGACCTTGGTCACCCACCTTGCGGGCCTGCTCACCGGAGTGGGGACAGTGGCGCTGCACCGGCAGGGCACCCCGAAGGAACTCGCCCAGGAACTCACCGACACCGGCTGCACGGTCGCTGTGACCGGCGCCGGCTCGTTGCCGGCGGTCCTCGAGGCGGCGGCCCCCGTCGGCCTGCACGCTGTGATTGTGCACGGGACGCCGGCGCCGGAACCGGCGCTGTTGTGGGAGGACTGGGTGAACGGGCCGGAGCCGGAGTTCGTGCTCGAGGGGCGCCCGGCCCGACCGGTGTTGGTCTTCACCTCCGGCACGACCGGGCGCGCCGGTGCGACCGAGGTCTCCTGGGTGCGGGGCGCCGGCGCGTCGGATGCCCGCGCCTACGTGGAGGAGATCGCGGCCGAGTCGGGCTTCCCGGACGGCCCTCATCTGGTGGTCGGACCGCTGCAGCACAACGGGCCGCTCACCAGCCTGCGCCACCTGCTCTCCGGGCAGCCCGTCCTCGTGCTGGACCGCTTCGACGCGGAGGAGGTGCTGCGCCTTGTCCAGGAGTTCGGCGTCACCTCGACCGTGATGGTCCCGACGCACTTCACTCGCCTGCTCGCTCTGGATGAGAGCGTCCGCGTCCGCTACGACGTGCGCAGCCTGCGGCTCGTCGCGCACACGGGCTCCACCTGCCCGGAGCCGGTCAAGCGCGCGATGATCGACTGGTGGGGTCCGGTGTTCGTCGAGGCCTACGGGGGCTCGGAGCTCGGGACCGTCTGCCGAATCGACAGCCGGGAATGGTTGGCGCACCCGGGTTCGGTCGGGCGGGCCGTGCCGCCGCTGATCATCGAGTCCTACGACGAGGCCGGCCGGGCGCAGCCCCGCGGCACTGCCGGCGTCCTCGGGATCACGCTGCCCCCGGGGCGGGCGGTGCGCTTCTTGGGCGACGGCGCGAAGAGCGCGAAGGCCTACCTGGCGCCCGGGGTGGCGACGCTCGGCGACGTGGGGCACGTCGATGCCGAGGGCTTCGTGTTCATCACCGACCGCGTCAGCGACATGGTGGTCTCCGGCGGAGTTAACCTCTATCCGGCCGAGTGCGAGCAGGTGCTGATCCGGCATCCGGACGTCCGTGAGGTGGCCGTGATCGGTGTCCCGGACCCGGATCTCGGCGAGGCGCTGCTGGCGTTGATCGTCCCGGTCGGCCCGCTCGACGCGGCAGAGCTGGACCGGTTCTGCCGGACCGAGCTGGCCGGCTACAAGTGCCCGCGGTCCTACCGGGCGATACCGGATCTCACCCGCGACGAGATGAGCAAGGTCGACAAGCGAGCCCTACGTGCGCCGTACTGGTCAAGCCAGCCAACAATGAGCGAGGACGTGCAATGA